One segment of Nitrospirota bacterium DNA contains the following:
- a CDS encoding NAD(P)H-hydrate dehydratase has translation MKVVTSSEIGEIDKKTIEYYGISAPILMERAGVAVAARVKEVLREGRILVLAGTGNNGGDGLVAARELHNAGYTVKVLITGKRNRLKENARLQHDIARKMRVPMEFRDKVTAGDLHGSLVLDAVFGTGLSKDIQGPLAEVIRAVNGSSARVVAVDIPSGVSSDTGQVLGAALHCAATVTFGAPKRGHFLHPGAGLSGELFVEDIGFPRALFESVRTAVPSRRDVASLVPAREPYSHKGAYGHVLLVAGSRGKTGAAMMAAHAALRSGAGLVSIGVADSLLGIYEGRVTEEMTLPLEDTGRGSLARGALTGILEFLDERADVLALGPGIGRDRETAEMVRELLPRCAAPMVVDADGINALEGKAALLRKARAPVILTPHPGEFSRLTGMGVKEIESDRVEAALRFAKTSGAYIILKGVPTVVADPAGEALLNPTGNAALAKGGTGDVLTGMVAALLGQGLSPLEAAVLGVYAHGLAGEIAACEKDMRSVLATDVADAVPGVFGRLTEGFDDIS, from the coding sequence ATGAAAGTCGTCACCTCGTCGGAAATCGGGGAGATAGATAAAAAGACGATAGAATATTATGGGATATCCGCCCCGATACTGATGGAAAGGGCCGGGGTGGCCGTGGCCGCCAGGGTGAAGGAGGTCCTCAGGGAAGGCCGCATCCTGGTGCTGGCGGGCACGGGCAACAACGGAGGCGACGGACTGGTGGCGGCCCGGGAGCTGCATAACGCCGGCTACACGGTGAAGGTCCTGATTACCGGGAAGCGCAACAGGCTCAAGGAAAACGCCCGCCTTCAGCATGACATCGCCCGGAAGATGCGCGTGCCCATGGAGTTCCGGGACAAGGTGACCGCCGGGGACCTGCACGGCTCCCTGGTCCTGGACGCCGTCTTCGGCACGGGCCTGAGCAAGGACATACAGGGGCCCCTCGCGGAGGTCATTCGGGCCGTCAACGGCTCGTCAGCCCGCGTGGTGGCCGTGGACATCCCCTCGGGCGTCTCATCAGACACCGGACAGGTGCTCGGCGCGGCCTTGCACTGCGCGGCCACGGTGACCTTCGGAGCCCCCAAGAGGGGGCACTTCCTTCATCCCGGCGCCGGGCTCTCCGGAGAGCTTTTCGTCGAGGACATCGGGTTTCCCCGGGCCCTCTTCGAGTCCGTACGCACAGCGGTGCCGTCACGGCGCGACGTGGCCTCCCTGGTGCCGGCCCGGGAGCCTTACTCCCATAAGGGCGCCTACGGGCACGTGCTCCTGGTGGCGGGCTCCCGGGGGAAAACCGGGGCCGCCATGATGGCCGCCCACGCTGCTCTCAGGTCGGGGGCGGGCCTGGTGAGCATCGGGGTCGCGGACTCCCTGCTGGGGATATACGAAGGACGCGTGACCGAGGAGATGACCCTGCCCCTGGAGGATACCGGACGGGGAAGTCTCGCCCGGGGGGCGCTCACGGGCATCCTGGAGTTCCTGGACGAGAGGGCCGACGTGCTGGCCCTGGGGCCGGGCATCGGACGGGACCGGGAGACCGCCGAGATGGTCCGGGAGCTTCTCCCCCGGTGTGCGGCCCCCATGGTGGTGGACGCCGACGGCATCAACGCCCTGGAGGGCAAGGCCGCCCTTCTGAGGAAAGCCCGGGCCCCGGTCATCCTGACTCCCCATCCGGGGGAGTTCTCCCGCCTGACCGGGATGGGTGTGAAGGAGATAGAGTCCGACAGGGTGGAAGCCGCCCTCCGGTTTGCCAAAACCTCCGGCGCATACATTATACTAAAAGGCGTTCCCACGGTAGTGGCCGACCCGGCAGGAGAGGCGTTGCTGAACCCCACGGGAAATGCCGCCCTGGCCAAGGGCGGCACCGGCGACGTCCTGACCGGCATGGTGGCGGCCCTCCTGGGCCAGGGGCTGAGCCCCCTGGAGGCCGCGGTCCTGGGTGTGTATGCTCACGGGCTGGCGGGGGAGATTGCGGCATGCGAGAAGGACATGCGCTCGGTGCTTGCCACCGACGTCGCGGATGCCGTGCCCGGGGTGTTCGGGCGGTTGACGGAGGGCTTTGATGATATTTCCTGA
- a CDS encoding ferredoxin family protein, giving the protein MKGRVVIDPFRCTGCNYCLLACPKDVLALRMEDTAEGYFPAYAARMENCTGCALCAAVCPEMAIEVWLDYPAG; this is encoded by the coding sequence ATGAAAGGCAGGGTGGTCATCGACCCCTTCCGGTGCACCGGCTGTAACTACTGCCTTCTGGCCTGCCCCAAGGACGTGCTCGCCCTCCGGATGGAGGACACCGCCGAGGGCTACTTCCCGGCCTACGCCGCCCGCATGGAAAACTGCACCGGCTGTGCCCTCTGTGCCGCGGTCTGCCCCGAGATGGCCATCGAGGTCTGGCTCGATTATCCCGCTGGCTGA
- the pgeF gene encoding peptidoglycan editing factor PgeF encodes MIFPEIFDGHVMGFFTDKELGVDVQGLTERRVYFPEQEHGSRVLWVKEDLRPRKADAVLTGRADILLGVKVADCVPILLFDRDNHAVGAVHAGWRGTAAGILKKTVAALRSEFDTRPETLLIALGPAIRWCCYQVKDNVLKAVMKETGDGRYWSRKNGKVCLDLQTANKLQALSLGVPEQNISVIDECTLCSPEKYYSYRRDHDATGRQGGFIGMP; translated from the coding sequence ATGATATTTCCTGAAATCTTCGACGGCCACGTCATGGGCTTCTTCACCGACAAGGAGCTGGGCGTGGACGTGCAGGGCCTGACCGAGAGGAGGGTGTACTTCCCCGAGCAGGAGCACGGCAGCAGGGTCCTCTGGGTGAAGGAGGACCTGAGACCGCGGAAGGCGGACGCCGTCCTCACCGGCCGCGCGGACATCCTCCTGGGGGTGAAGGTGGCCGACTGCGTGCCCATCCTGCTTTTCGACCGGGACAACCATGCCGTGGGAGCCGTCCACGCGGGCTGGAGGGGAACGGCGGCGGGCATACTGAAGAAAACCGTAGCCGCCCTCCGGAGTGAATTCGATACCAGGCCGGAAACCCTCCTCATTGCCCTGGGGCCCGCCATCCGCTGGTGCTGCTATCAGGTGAAGGACAACGTCCTCAAGGCCGTCATGAAAGAAACGGGCGACGGCCGGTACTGGAGCAGGAAAAACGGCAAGGTCTGCCTGGACCTGCAGACGGCCAACAAGTTGCAGGCCCTCTCGCTGGGGGTCCCGGAGCAGAATATCAGCGTCATCGACGAGTGCACCCTCTGCTCCCCGGAAAAGTACTACTCCTACCGCCGCGACCACGACGCCACCGGCAGGCAGGGCGGCTTCATCGGGATGCCCTGA
- a CDS encoding PAS domain-containing protein: MAGNGTFLSSACAPVARDVKFIVDREGSLRFLSGSAGGFYKAAREDEPLRELLTRCISGPLGPKLREALQSGRTSTVEGSMPVDGQSEIADAVLIPLRNGDAGAYAVMGLLRVVTKHRSLRDAVAMDFVSALLESVEEPLCALDGDFRVVRANTPFARLWYSTPEALEGSACHEILRGKESPCRTCAARRTLASGMPASVVESVLFPDGKERYAETRTVPVGAATGHGAAYVLMRMRIVPDGGQAEEETGHPSSSLSICAWCKRVRNGEETWESLGDFVRARWRTELSHAICPECASEISR, encoded by the coding sequence ATGGCGGGAAACGGAACTTTTCTCTCCAGTGCCTGCGCCCCCGTGGCGCGGGACGTCAAGTTCATCGTCGACCGGGAGGGCTCGCTTCGGTTCTTGTCGGGCTCGGCGGGGGGATTTTACAAGGCGGCGCGGGAAGACGAACCGCTGCGCGAGCTTCTCACCAGGTGCATCTCGGGTCCCCTGGGCCCAAAGCTCCGCGAAGCTCTCCAAAGCGGAAGGACCAGCACCGTGGAGGGCTCCATGCCGGTGGACGGACAGAGCGAAATCGCCGACGCCGTGCTTATCCCCCTCAGGAACGGGGATGCCGGGGCGTACGCCGTCATGGGACTCCTCCGGGTGGTCACGAAACATCGCAGTCTGAGGGACGCCGTCGCCATGGACTTCGTCTCCGCCCTGCTGGAGAGCGTCGAGGAGCCCCTGTGCGCCCTGGACGGCGACTTCAGGGTGGTGCGGGCAAACACCCCTTTTGCCCGCCTCTGGTACTCGACCCCGGAGGCCCTGGAAGGCTCCGCATGCCATGAGATCCTCCGCGGAAAGGAATCCCCCTGCCGCACCTGTGCGGCCAGACGCACGCTTGCTTCGGGCATGCCCGCTTCGGTCGTCGAGTCCGTCCTGTTCCCCGACGGCAAGGAAAGATACGCCGAGACGCGCACCGTCCCCGTCGGGGCAGCCACGGGCCACGGCGCGGCATACGTCCTCATGCGCATGAGGATTGTCCCGGATGGAGGGCAGGCAGAGGAGGAAACCGGACATCCCTCTTCGTCCCTGTCCATCTGCGCCTGGTGCAAACGGGTGCGAAACGGCGAGGAAACCTGGGAGTCCCTGGGCGACTTCGTCAGGGCGCGCTGGCGCACGGAGCTCAGCCACGCCATCTGTCCGGAGTGCGCCTCGGAGATATCCCGCTAG
- the recN gene encoding DNA repair protein RecN, whose protein sequence is MLKELRVRNFAIIEELSLGFGPGLTVLTGETGAGKSIVVGALGLVLGERGYTEMIKTGSTEAVVEAFFDTPGHPFLSERGIASDEGIVVRRHVSAAGRTRAYINDTMVTVQALQELGKTLVDIHGQHAHQSLLSPEVQLRLLDVLGGLEEERERVSGAYAEVSALEKRLEELRLGARERAQKTDLLSFQAGEIEAAGLAPGEEEELLRERNILGNLARLGELAEEAYALLYSAEGAATEDLSGAFGKLEEIAGIDGEAREARDVLGQALPLVEEAALALRGLREKYDADPARLGMLEERLELIRGLKRKYGDTVEAVLAHGEQARRELEELEVAEERAEGLEKDLEEKRSALAEAVRRLTAGRKKAARRLAEQVAKRLPQLALEKAAFRVSLSEAPVSAQGADQAAFLFCANPGEVLKPLEKVVSGGELSRVMLAVKGALRGADDVPVLVFDEVDAGIGGAAARNVAENLRDLSRGRQVLCITHLPQIASLADAHFVIEKAARADRTTVSVREVSGAVREEEIARMLSGAVTETSLGHAREIIRRRS, encoded by the coding sequence ATGCTTAAGGAACTGCGCGTCAGAAATTTCGCCATCATCGAGGAGCTCTCCCTGGGCTTCGGGCCGGGGCTCACCGTCCTGACCGGGGAGACCGGGGCGGGCAAATCCATCGTCGTGGGAGCCCTGGGGCTGGTGCTCGGCGAGCGGGGCTACACCGAGATGATCAAGACCGGCAGCACGGAGGCCGTGGTGGAAGCCTTCTTCGACACCCCGGGGCACCCCTTCCTGAGCGAAAGAGGCATCGCCTCCGACGAGGGCATCGTGGTCAGGAGGCACGTCTCGGCGGCCGGCCGCACCAGGGCATACATAAACGACACCATGGTAACCGTCCAGGCCCTCCAGGAGCTGGGGAAAACCCTGGTGGACATCCACGGCCAGCACGCCCACCAGAGCCTTCTGAGCCCCGAGGTGCAACTGCGCCTCCTGGACGTCCTGGGCGGCCTCGAGGAGGAGAGGGAACGGGTCTCCGGGGCGTACGCGGAGGTCTCCGCCCTGGAGAAAAGGCTCGAGGAACTCCGCCTGGGCGCACGCGAGCGTGCCCAGAAGACGGACCTCCTCAGTTTTCAGGCCGGCGAGATAGAGGCGGCCGGGCTTGCTCCCGGCGAGGAGGAGGAGCTCCTCCGGGAGCGGAACATCCTGGGAAACCTCGCCCGCCTGGGTGAGCTGGCCGAGGAGGCCTACGCCCTCCTGTACAGCGCCGAGGGCGCGGCCACCGAGGACCTTTCGGGGGCCTTCGGCAAGCTGGAGGAAATAGCCGGCATAGACGGGGAGGCCCGGGAGGCCCGGGACGTCCTGGGACAGGCCCTTCCCCTGGTGGAAGAGGCGGCCCTGGCCCTCAGGGGCCTCAGGGAGAAATACGACGCCGACCCCGCCCGGCTGGGCATGCTGGAGGAGCGCCTGGAGCTCATCCGGGGCCTCAAGAGGAAGTACGGCGACACCGTGGAGGCCGTCCTGGCGCACGGCGAGCAGGCCCGGCGGGAGCTTGAGGAGCTGGAGGTCGCGGAAGAAAGGGCCGAGGGGCTCGAGAAGGACCTCGAAGAGAAGCGGTCGGCCCTCGCGGAGGCGGTCCGGCGCCTCACGGCCGGAAGAAAGAAGGCCGCCCGGAGACTTGCCGAGCAGGTGGCCAAGCGCCTGCCGCAATTGGCCCTGGAGAAGGCGGCCTTCAGGGTGTCCCTCTCCGAAGCCCCCGTCTCGGCGCAGGGAGCCGACCAGGCGGCCTTTCTCTTCTGCGCCAACCCGGGCGAGGTCCTCAAGCCGCTGGAGAAGGTCGTCTCCGGGGGCGAGCTCTCCCGGGTCATGCTGGCCGTCAAGGGGGCCCTGCGCGGGGCCGACGACGTGCCTGTGCTCGTCTTCGACGAAGTGGACGCCGGCATCGGCGGCGCCGCTGCACGGAACGTGGCGGAAAACCTCAGGGACCTCTCCAGGGGCCGGCAGGTCCTCTGCATCACCCACCTCCCCCAGATAGCCTCTCTGGCCGATGCCCATTTCGTCATAGAGAAGGCCGCCCGGGCGGACAGGACCACCGTCTCGGTGCGGGAGGTCTCCGGAGCGGTCCGCGAGGAGGAAATCGCCCGCATGCTCAGCGGCGCGGTCACCGAGACGTCGCTGGGCCACGCCCGGGAAATCATCCGGAGGCGCTCATGA
- the tsaE gene encoding tRNA (adenosine(37)-N6)-threonylcarbamoyltransferase complex ATPase subunit type 1 TsaE: protein MRAGTTLGKKLRPGDTVCLVGELGAGKTTFTKGIAAALGLAEKDIISASFTIIAQYDSHPPFYHIDLYRLDRPEDVEAAGVYDCIGEDGITVIEWAEKLPGKDREGLINVSFRFVSETEREILIEGLDEKDRDSNQKRQPRGH from the coding sequence ATGCGCGCAGGGACCACGCTCGGGAAAAAGCTAAGGCCGGGCGACACCGTCTGCCTGGTCGGGGAGCTGGGGGCCGGAAAGACCACCTTCACGAAGGGCATCGCCGCCGCCCTGGGACTTGCTGAGAAGGACATCATCAGTGCGAGCTTCACCATCATAGCCCAGTACGATTCCCACCCGCCCTTCTACCACATCGACCTGTACAGGCTGGACCGGCCCGAGGACGTGGAGGCCGCGGGCGTGTACGATTGCATCGGGGAGGATGGCATCACTGTCATAGAGTGGGCGGAGAAGCTCCCCGGAAAGGACAGGGAAGGCCTCATCAACGTCAGCTTCCGGTTCGTCTCGGAGACGGAGCGGGAAATCCTCATTGAAGGGCTCGATGAAAAAGATAGGGATAGTAACCAGAAAAGACAGCCCCGAGGTCACTGA
- a CDS encoding NAD(+)/NADH kinase: MKKIGIVTRKDSPEVTELLGGFVPWLKKNGAEVTLEPEVAQRLGEKGRSPEEMAQEVEAVIVLGGDGTMLGTARLMAPRGIPLMGVNLGGLGFITEVSKEEIFEAAGRLLTDECPSEERMMLAAHHLDAQGAKKGEYTALNDVVVNKGAPGRLIDLETTVGGRHVSLFRADGLIVCSPTGSTAYSLAAGGPIIHPTLNSMVLTSICPHTLGVRPLVLPEDVTVEITLISRSAGAVVTYDGLVGNDYVEGDTVVVKKAPYGATLLMPGDRDHFRVLRTKLGWGGR; encoded by the coding sequence ATGAAAAAGATAGGGATAGTAACCAGAAAAGACAGCCCCGAGGTCACTGAGCTCCTCGGGGGCTTCGTCCCCTGGCTCAAGAAAAACGGGGCCGAGGTCACCCTGGAGCCCGAGGTCGCCCAAAGACTGGGCGAGAAGGGCCGGAGCCCGGAGGAGATGGCGCAGGAGGTGGAGGCCGTCATCGTGCTGGGGGGCGACGGCACCATGCTGGGGACCGCGCGCCTGATGGCCCCGAGGGGCATCCCCCTCATGGGGGTGAACCTCGGGGGGCTGGGCTTCATCACGGAGGTCTCCAAGGAGGAGATATTCGAAGCCGCCGGGAGGCTCCTCACGGACGAATGTCCCTCGGAGGAAAGGATGATGCTCGCCGCCCACCACCTGGACGCCCAGGGCGCGAAGAAAGGGGAATATACGGCCCTCAACGATGTCGTGGTCAACAAGGGCGCCCCGGGGCGCCTGATAGACCTGGAGACGACGGTGGGCGGCAGGCACGTCTCCCTGTTCCGCGCCGACGGGCTCATCGTCTGCTCGCCCACGGGCTCCACGGCCTATTCCCTGGCCGCCGGCGGCCCGATAATCCACCCCACCCTGAACAGCATGGTGCTGACCTCCATCTGCCCGCACACCCTCGGCGTGCGCCCCCTCGTCCTGCCCGAGGACGTCACCGTGGAAATCACGCTCATCTCCCGGAGCGCGGGAGCCGTGGTCACCTACGATGGCCTGGTGGGCAACGATTATGTCGAAGGCGACACCGTGGTCGTCAAGAAGGCCCCGTACGGCGCCACGCTCCTCATGCCGGGGGACCGCGACCATTTCCGCGTGCTCAGGACCAAACTCGGATGGGGAGGCAGATGA
- a CDS encoding CBS domain-containing protein yields MLKARDIMRSDLTTVNPEMTVEELGRLFIETGRTGLPVTDREGRLLGMVTEDDLVSSNKRLHIPTVLRLFDAFIPLEGSAAIEREIRKLSASTVADIYTSEVVTVAEEAPLDEIATIMSEKHLHHLPVVRDGRLVGIINQHDVIRGIAGEVSDAGA; encoded by the coding sequence GTGCTCAAGGCCCGGGACATCATGCGCAGCGACCTCACCACCGTCAATCCGGAGATGACGGTGGAGGAGCTGGGAAGGCTCTTCATCGAAACGGGCAGGACCGGCCTTCCGGTAACGGACAGGGAGGGACGGCTCCTCGGGATGGTGACCGAGGACGACCTGGTCAGCAGCAACAAGCGCCTCCATATCCCCACCGTCCTGAGGCTCTTCGACGCCTTCATCCCCCTTGAGGGCTCCGCCGCCATAGAGCGGGAGATAAGGAAGCTCTCGGCCTCCACCGTAGCCGACATCTACACCAGCGAGGTCGTCACGGTCGCGGAGGAGGCCCCGCTGGACGAGATAGCCACCATCATGTCGGAGAAACACCTGCACCATCTGCCGGTGGTCAGGGACGGCAGGCTCGTGGGCATCATCAACCAGCACGACGTCATACGGGGCATCGCCGGTGAGGTTTCTGACGCGGGGGCCTGA
- a CDS encoding uracil-DNA glycosylase produces the protein MTSPVTPGTLREVLRFYRALGFESMPLRIKETASAPPERKARALAGLKGHMGTCTKCDLCRGRTNVVFGEGNPDAELMFVGEAPGKEEDRQGRPFVGDAGKLLDRLIDRMGFSREEVYIANILKCRPPGNRDPKEEEIEACLPVLKKQIEIVAPRVIISLGRISAQTLLGTKTPISKLRGKFAKLGTVLVMPTYHPAYLLRNPKAKMVVWEDAQQVLKKLGRKPR, from the coding sequence ATGACCTCGCCTGTCACGCCGGGAACCCTTCGCGAGGTCCTCCGCTTCTACCGGGCGCTGGGGTTCGAAAGCATGCCGCTCCGCATAAAGGAGACCGCCTCGGCCCCGCCCGAAAGGAAGGCCAGGGCCCTCGCGGGGCTCAAGGGGCACATGGGCACGTGCACCAAGTGCGACCTCTGCCGCGGGAGAACGAACGTCGTCTTCGGCGAAGGCAACCCGGACGCCGAGCTCATGTTCGTGGGCGAGGCCCCGGGGAAGGAGGAGGACCGGCAGGGGCGGCCCTTCGTGGGAGACGCGGGGAAGCTCCTGGACCGGCTTATCGACAGGATGGGCTTCAGCCGGGAGGAGGTCTACATCGCCAATATCCTCAAATGCCGCCCCCCGGGCAACCGCGACCCGAAGGAGGAGGAAATAGAGGCCTGCCTGCCGGTGCTCAAGAAACAGATAGAGATTGTCGCCCCCAGGGTCATCATCTCCCTGGGACGGATTTCGGCCCAGACCCTCCTGGGGACGAAGACGCCCATCAGCAAGCTGCGGGGGAAGTTCGCCAAACTGGGCACGGTGCTGGTCATGCCCACCTACCATCCGGCTTATCTTCTCAGAAACCCCAAGGCGAAGATGGTCGTCTGGGAGGACGCGCAGCAGGTGCTCAAAAAACTGGGGAGGAAGCCCCGGTGA
- a CDS encoding HIT domain-containing protein, translating to MKVLWAPWRIQYILSRKGPGCIFCEMSREDRDRENLILYRGRQNYVIMNRFPYTGGHLMVVPYEHSSSLEGYAGGVLDEMMALARYSLECLSEVLRPEGFNTGINIGQAAGAGIEEHLHMHIVPRWVGDASFMAVLDEVRVVPEHITATYDKLRPVFQRNA from the coding sequence GTGAAGGTACTCTGGGCCCCCTGGCGCATCCAGTACATCCTCTCCCGCAAGGGGCCCGGCTGCATCTTCTGCGAGATGTCCCGCGAGGACAGGGACAGGGAGAACCTCATCCTGTACCGCGGGAGGCAGAACTACGTCATCATGAACCGCTTCCCCTATACCGGGGGGCATCTCATGGTGGTCCCCTACGAGCACTCCTCCTCCCTGGAGGGCTATGCCGGCGGGGTCCTCGACGAGATGATGGCCCTGGCCCGGTACTCCCTGGAGTGCCTCTCCGAGGTGCTCAGGCCCGAGGGGTTCAACACCGGCATCAACATAGGACAGGCCGCGGGGGCCGGCATCGAGGAGCACCTGCACATGCACATCGTGCCCCGGTGGGTCGGGGACGCAAGCTTCATGGCCGTGCTGGACGAGGTGCGGGTGGTCCCCGAGCACATCACGGCGACCTACGACAAGCTCCGTCCGGTGTTTCAGAGGAATGCTTAA
- a CDS encoding response regulator produces MDDRKEPVILLIAEDDEDDFMLVREALEDGRLVNRTEWVKDGEELMDYLRRRGQYAEQRRAPRPGVILLDLNMPRKDGREALEEIKKDPSLRSIPVIVLTTSGTEEDVLRSYDLGVNLVRDLLEEGKSDAAFQLRTTPLYEEALSLLKDDSFDVCVLDYSLGERHGLDLLLDIKARDIDVPVIFLTGAGDEELAVSVMRAGASDYLPKRSLSSGLLWASIRYVLSLREGERLRRQAEERYHTVIRTSMDGFLVVDAEGTVLETNDAYSRLTGFSREELQGMRIRDLEAIETPGETERHLRDIISTGGDRFETRHRRKDGTVVDVDVSVTYLPEAGGRRMYAFVRDITAQKKMEKELRASLREKELLIKEIHHRVKNNFLTIYSLLRFQSRHLSDSASRELLRGSQDRVRAMSLIHEKLYRSGDLQSIGFPEYIASLARQLFSSYRVDPGSVKLTLDIEDVALDLERMIPCGLILNELIANAFKHAFPEGRGEIRISLRRNSDGACTLTVADDGVGLPSGLDPMKSDSMGLELVGLLSRQLGGTLTVETGAGTTFVLTFPAGTFLAKDAAFRG; encoded by the coding sequence ATGGATGACCGCAAGGAGCCCGTCATCCTGCTCATCGCCGAGGACGACGAAGACGACTTCATGCTCGTCAGGGAGGCCCTGGAGGACGGCCGCCTCGTCAACCGCACAGAGTGGGTGAAGGACGGCGAGGAGCTGATGGACTATCTCCGGAGGCGCGGGCAGTACGCCGAGCAGAGACGTGCGCCTCGCCCCGGCGTCATCCTCCTGGACCTGAACATGCCCCGGAAGGACGGCAGGGAGGCCCTGGAAGAGATTAAGAAAGACCCTTCCCTCCGGTCCATCCCGGTCATCGTGCTCACCACCTCCGGCACGGAGGAGGACGTGCTCAGGAGCTATGACCTCGGGGTGAACCTCGTCAGGGACCTCCTGGAGGAGGGGAAGAGCGATGCGGCTTTCCAGCTGCGGACCACCCCTTTGTACGAGGAAGCCCTCTCGCTCCTCAAAGACGACTCCTTCGACGTCTGCGTCCTGGACTACAGCCTGGGGGAGCGCCACGGGCTGGACCTCCTGCTGGACATCAAGGCCAGGGACATCGACGTTCCGGTCATCTTCCTCACGGGGGCCGGCGACGAGGAGCTGGCCGTCTCCGTGATGCGCGCGGGGGCCTCGGACTATCTGCCCAAGCGCAGCCTCTCCTCGGGCCTCCTCTGGGCCTCCATACGCTACGTCCTCTCCCTGAGGGAGGGCGAACGCCTGCGCCGCCAGGCCGAGGAGCGCTACCACACGGTCATCCGCACCTCCATGGACGGCTTCCTTGTGGTGGATGCGGAAGGCACGGTCCTGGAGACCAACGACGCGTACAGCCGCCTGACCGGCTTCAGCCGGGAGGAACTCCAGGGGATGCGCATCAGAGACCTCGAGGCAATAGAGACGCCCGGGGAGACGGAGCGCCACCTGAGGGACATCATCAGCACGGGCGGGGACCGATTCGAGACCCGGCACAGGCGCAAGGACGGCACGGTGGTGGACGTGGACGTCAGCGTGACCTACCTTCCGGAGGCCGGCGGCCGCCGCATGTACGCCTTCGTCCGGGATATCACCGCCCAGAAGAAGATGGAAAAAGAGTTGAGGGCGTCCCTCAGGGAAAAAGAGCTTCTCATCAAGGAAATCCACCACCGGGTGAAGAACAATTTCCTCACCATCTACAGCCTGCTCAGGTTTCAGTCCCGGCACCTTTCGGACTCGGCCTCCCGGGAGCTTCTCCGGGGCAGCCAGGACAGGGTGCGGGCCATGAGCCTGATTCACGAGAAGCTGTACCGCTCCGGAGACCTGCAGAGCATCGGGTTCCCCGAGTATATCGCGTCCCTGGCCCGGCAGCTCTTCTCCTCCTACCGGGTCGACCCCGGGAGCGTGAAGCTCACCCTGGATATCGAGGACGTGGCCCTCGACCTGGAGAGGATGATCCCCTGCGGGCTCATCCTCAACGAGCTTATCGCCAACGCCTTCAAGCACGCGTTCCCGGAAGGCCGGGGCGAGATAAGAATTTCGCTCCGGAGGAACTCCGACGGAGCCTGCACCCTCACGGTGGCCGACGATGGGGTGGGGTTGCCTTCCGGGTTGGACCCCATGAAGAGCGATTCCATGGGGCTTGAGCTCGTCGGCCTTCTTTCCCGGCAACTGGGCGGAACCCTCACGGTCGAGACCGGGGCCGGGACCACTTTCGTTCTCACCTTCCCCGCCGGTACGTTTCTGGCCAAAGACGCCGCCTTCCGAGGGTAA